One Cucurbita pepo subsp. pepo cultivar mu-cu-16 chromosome LG07, ASM280686v2, whole genome shotgun sequence genomic region harbors:
- the LOC111799103 gene encoding (R)-mandelonitrile lyase 1-like: MKHSTMATFLLLTLISISVDTKPINPYMKFVHNANNIPDHQEQQPYDYIVIGGGTAGCPLATTLSTNFTVLVLERGSEPTKFPSVLNKQGLLNAFTDDDDGKGPYERFVSEDGVENLRGRILGGSSMINAGFYSRAHREFFESGGVDWEMDMVEKGYEWVEETVVSRPRLSSWQAALRRAMLEGGVGPDNGFDLRSVVGTKTGGSIFDVHGNRRGAVEFLNKVESNNLKVVVEASVNRIIFSGLSATGVSYSDSKGKTHTAYIRNKGEIILSAGAIGSPQLLLLSGIGPISHLSSLNLPVVLHQPHVGEFMSDNPRFGVNIMLPFPLPTTTVEVVGTTETNTHFESLSNFLPFSIPPSFALLPPHSTSLNLSLVVISGKFSKVGSVGSLRLNSSTDVRRSPTVRFNYFTQPEDLAQCVEGLRKIGDLLNTQTMEKIKTPDLEGKKRIQFLGLPLPENMADDGVVGEFCRRTVTTFWHYHGGCLVGKVVDGNYRVVGVENLRVVDGSTFSDSPGTNPMATVSMLGRYVGLKMLRER; encoded by the exons ATGAAGCACTCAACCATGGCTACCTTTCTCCTTCTCACCCTCATTTCCATCTCCGTTGACACCAAACCCATTAATCCCTACATGAAGTTCGTGCACAATGCCAACAACATACCAGACCATCAAGAACAGCAACCATACGACTACATAGTCATCGGCGGCGGAACGGCCGGGTGCCCGTTAGCCACAACACTATCCACAAACTTCACCGTCCTCGTCCTCGAACGAGGCAGCGAGCCGACCAAGTTCCCATCCGTGTTAAACAAGCAAGGCTTACTAAACGCATTCaccgacgacgacgacggGAAAGGCCCGTACGAGCGGTTCGTGTCGGAGGACGGCGTGGAGAATCTACGAGGGAGGATCTTGGGCGGGAGTAGCATGATCAATGCTGGATTCTACTCAAGGGCTCATAGGGAGTTCTTTGAAAGTGGAGGCGTTGATTGGGAGATGGATATGGTGGAGAAGGGCTATGAATGGGTTGAGGAGACGGTGGTGTCACGGCCGAGGTTGAGCTCTTGGCAGGCGGCGCTTAGAAGGGCGATGTTGGAAGGTGGGGTTGGGCCTGATAATGGGTTTGATTTGAGAAGCGTTGTGGGGACTAAGACTGGTGGTTCGATCTTTGATGTGCATGGGAATAGACGTGGAGCTGTGGAGTTTTTGAATAAGGTTGAGTCTAATAACCTTAAGGTTGTTGTTGAGGCAAGTGTCAATAGAATCATCTTCTCTG GTTTATCTGCGACCGGGGTTTCCTATTCCGATTCAAAAGGAAAGACACACACCGCATACATCCGCAACAAAGGTGAGATCATATTGAGCGCCGGAGCCATTGGAAGCCCACAACTCCTCCTTCTAAGCGGAATCGGCCCGATATCTCATCTCTCCTCCCTCAACCTCCCCGTCGTCCTCCACCAACCCCACGTCGGCGAATTCATGTCCGACAACCCCCGTTTCGGCGTCAACATAATGCTACCATTTCCACTCCCAACCACCACCGTAGAAGTCGTCGGAACCACCGAAACAAACACCCATTTCGAATCCCTCTCAAATTTCCTCCCATTTTCAATTCCCCCCTCCTTCGCCCTTCTCCCTCCACACTCCACTTCGCTCAATTTAAGCCTAGTCGTAATCAGCGGCAAATTCTCCAAAGTGGGTTCTGTGGGGTCTCTCCGGTTGAATTCCTCCACCGATGTGCGGCGGAGCCCCACCGTTCGGTTCAATTATTTCACGCAGCCGGAGGATCTGGCGCAGTGTGTTGAAGGGTTGAGGAAAATTGGGGATTTGCTGAATACCCAAACGATGGAGAAGATTAAGACGCCAGATTTGGAGGGGAAAAAGAGAATTCAGTTTTTGGGGCTGCCGTTGCCGGAAAACATGGCGGATGATGGAGTGGTTGGGGAGTTTTGTCGGAGAACGGTGACAACGTTTTGGCATTACCATGGAGGATGTTTGGTCGGAAAAGTGGTGGATGGGAATTATAGAGTTGTCGGAGTTGAAAATCTGCGTGTCGTTGACGGCTCCACTTTCTCCGACTCGCCGGGAACCAATCCTATGGCCACTGTCTCCATGTTGGGGCG GTATGTTGGTCTCAAGATGCTTCGAGAAAGATAA